Proteins co-encoded in one Pseudoliparis swirei isolate HS2019 ecotype Mariana Trench chromosome 7, NWPU_hadal_v1, whole genome shotgun sequence genomic window:
- the LOC130196697 gene encoding TNF receptor-associated factor 2-like: MAAQEQSPPSSLEGNKPGFPKKILANSLEDKHLCNSCQKVLRRPLQAQCGHRFCSFCFNKIVSSGPQKCSACIKEDLFEEPTSILKQGGAFPDNAARREVEALAAVCPNEGCTWTGSIKEFEAGHEGKCDFMIILCPSCKELMRANEQERHNERECPERTLNCKYCKEPFLLKNIKAHDEICPKYPMICEGCAKKKIPREKYVDHVKFCSKCKAPCRFHVVGCDASVEKEKLHDHERQCSYEHLNLLLHFIMGIKVSLESLQPQSLEVAGHKLQELHRSLRDLELKMSQMGGAAAAAGALATPPAAACAPRPAVAFTPLPSAALQLWSEKAKVAELSRRCLELEVKVGTFENIVCVLNREMERSCATMEAYNRQHRLDQDKIEILNNKVRQLERTVSLRDLSVVEMEGKMREMSAATYDGIFVWKISDFTKKRQDAVAGRAPAMFSPAFYTSKYGYKMCLRIYLNGDGTGRGTHLSLFFVVMRGHSDALLKWPFNQKVTLMLLDQNNREHIIDAFRPDVSSSSFQRPVSDMNIASGCPLFCPLAKLDSKNSYIRDDTIFIKAIVDLTGL, encoded by the exons ATGGCTGCACAGGAGCAGTCTCCACCATCTTCCCTGGAAGGCAACAAACCCGGCTTCCCGAAGAAGATTTTGGCCAACAGCCTCGAGGACAAGCATCTGTGCAACTCGTGCCAGAAAGTGTTGAGGAGGCCCTTGCAAGCACAGTGCGGACACCGCTTTTGTTCGTTCTGTTTCAACAAAATTGTGAG TTCCGGCCCACAGAAGTGCAGCGCTTGTATCAAAGAAGACTTGTTTGAGGAACCCACCTCCATTCTCAAGCAAGGCGGT GCTTTCCCCGACAATGCGGCCCGGAGAGAAGTGGAGGCCCTGGCGGCCGTCTGTCCCAACGAAGGCTGCACCTGGACGGGCAGCATCAAAGAGTTTGAG GCCGGCCACGAGGGCAAGTGTGACTTCATGATCATCCTGTGTCCGTCCTGCAAAGAGCTGATGAGGGCCAACGAGCAGGAGCGCCACAACGAGAGGGAATGTCCGGAGAGGACGCTCAACTGCAAATACTGCAAGGAACCCTTCCTGTTGAAGAACATCAAG GCTCACGATGAAATCTGTCCAAAGTACCCGATGATTTGCGAAGGCTGTGCGAAGAAAAAGATCCCCAGAGAAAAG taTGTGGACCATGTTAAGTTCTGCAGTAAATGTAAAGCACCGTGCAGATTTCATGTTGTTGGCTGCGATGCGTCT gtggagaaggagaagctGCACGACCACGAGCGCCAGTGTTCCTACGAGCACCTCAACCTGCTGCTGCACTTCATCATGGGCATCAAGGTGAGCCTGGAGAGCCTGCAGCCCCAGAGCCTGGAGGTGGCCGGCCACAAGCTGCAGGAGCTCCACCGCTCCCTCAGGGACCTGGAGCTGAAGATGAGCCAGATGGGCGGGGCCGCAGCGGCCGCCGGCGCCCTCGCCACCCCCCCGGCGGCGGCGTGCGCCCCGCGTCCGGCCGTCGCCTTCACGCCGCTGCCCAGCGCCGCGCTGCAGCTCTGGAGCGAGAAGGCCAAGGTGGCGGAGCTGAGCCGCCGCTGCctggagctggaggtcaaaGTGGGCACGTTCGAGAACATCGTGTGCGTCCTCAACCGCGAGATGGAGCGCTCCTGCGCCACCATGGAGGCCTACAACCGGCAGCACCGGCTGGACCAGGACAAGATCGAGATCCTCAACAACAAG GTGCGTCAGCTGGAGCGCACGGTGAGCCTGCGGGACCTCTCCGTCGTGGAGATGGAGGGGAAGATGAGGGAGATGTCGGCGGCTACGTACGACGGCATCTTCGTCTGGAAGATCTCCGACTTCACCAAGAAGAGGCAGGACGCCGTGGCGGGCCGCGCCCCCGCCATGTTCTCCCCCG CCTTTTACACCAGCAAATACGGCTACAAGATGTGCCTGAGGATCTACCTgaacggagacgggacgggcCGCGGCACACACCTGTCCCTGTTCTTCGTGGTGATGAGAGGCCACAGCGACGCGCTGCTCAAGTGGCCTTTTAACCagaag GTCACCCTGATGCTGCTGGACCAGAACAACAGGGAGCACATCATCGACGCCTTCCGGCccgacgtctcctcctcgtccttccAGAGGCCCGTCAGCGACATGAACATCGCCAGCGGCTGCCCGCTCTTCTGCCCGCTCGCCAAGCTGGACTCCAAGAACTCCTACATACGCGACGACACCATCTTCATCAAGGCCATTGTGGACCTCACTGGGCTCTAG